The sequence below is a genomic window from Rhodococcus sp. 4CII.
GCCATCGCGCCGCCGGCGCCGACCGTCATCCGGGTGCGGGCGGCGGGTGCGATCGCGTTGACGGTGACGCCGTAGTTCTTCAACTCCGCGGCCGCCTGAATGGTCAGCTCCGCGATCCCTGCCTTCGCGGCGGCGTAGTTGCCCTGCCCGATCGAACCCTGCAGTCCGGCACCGGAACTGGTGTTGACGATCCGGGCGTCGACGGGGTTTCCCGCCTTCGCCTCGGCCCGCCAGTACGCGGCCGCGTGCCGCAGCGTCGCGAAATGTCCCTTGAGATGCACCCTTACGACGGCGTCCCACTCCTGCTCACTCATCCCGACAAGCATGCGGTCGCGCAGGAATCCGGCGTTGTTCACCAGCACGTCGAGGCGCCCGTACGTGTCGATCGCCGTCCGGACCAGGTTCTCGGCCCCGGCCCAGTCCGCGACGTCGTCGCCGTTGACGACGGCCTCGCCACCCGCCGCGACGATCTCCGCGACCACCTGTTCGGCCGGACTCTCGCCCGTGGCGGACCCGTCGATGCCGGCGCCGATGTCGTTGACCACGACCTTCGCTCCCTCGGCGGCGAACGCCAGCGCGTGGGCGCGTCCGATTCCGCGCCCGGCGCCCGTCACGATGACGACGCGACCGTCGACCACTCCACTCATGAGTTCTCCTTCGTTGATGCCGTAGCTGAGGTGGATGCTGTTGCTGCCGCCAGGAAGGCGGGGCGTTCGCCGCCGCCGTGGACGGTCAGTGTGGAACCGCTGACGTACGCCGCCAGCGGTGAAGCCAGGAATACCGCGCTGTTGCCGACGTCCTCGGGGCACGCCATCCGGCCGAGCGGCACGGTGGCCCCGACCGCCGCGATCCCCGCGTCGTCGCCGTAGTGCAGGTGCGCGAGTTCGGTGCGAACCAGGCCGACGATCACCGAGTTGACCCGGACCTTCGGCGCCCACTCGACCGCGAGGCTGGTGGTGAGGCTGTCGACTCCCGCCTTCGCCGCACCGTACGCGGCGGTGCCGGGCGACGGTCGCGATCCGCTGACGCTGGAGATGTTCACGATCGCGCCACCCGAGTCCTGTTGCTGCATAACCGCATTCGCGACCTGGGACACCAGCAGCGGGGCGAGCAGATTCAGTTCGACGATCTTGGAGTGGAACTTCGGGCTCGCGTCCGCGGCGAGCGCGAAGGGTGCGCCGCCGGCGTTGTTGACCAGGACGTCGAGCCGGCCGTGGCGCTCGACGATCCGGTCGACGAGACCCTGCACCTGCTCCGGGTCGCGGATGTCGCACGGCAGGAATTCGACGGCACGCCCGTCCACCTCCACGGGGTTGTCGCCCGGCCGGCGAGCGCAGGCGATCACCGTCGCCCCGGCCCGCAGGAAGGTGCGGCTGATGCCCGCGCCCACCCCGCGAACTCCGCCGGTCACGAGCACGACACTTCCGGTCATGTTGGAACCTGTTTCCATCGTGCTACCCTACCAAGCAATTGCTTGGTGCGTGAAGTGCGGATCTGACGAGGAGAAAACAGTGGGAATTCGGAGCGAGACAGATCCGGGGGGCATCACCACGGTCACCGTCGACTACCCGCCCGTGAACGCCATCCCGTCCCGGGGCTGGTTCGAGTTGGCCGACGCCATCCTGGCCGCGGGCCGGAACCCGGACACCCACGTGGTGATCCTCCGGGCGGAGGGGCGCGGGTTCAACGCCGGCGTCGACATCAAGGAGATGCAGGCCACCGACGGCTACGGCGCGCTGGTCGACGCCAACCGGGGCTGCGCGGCCGCGTTCGCCGCCGTCTACGACTGCGCCGTCCCCGTCGTCGTCGCGGTCAACGGATTCTGCGTCGGCGGCGGAATCGGTCTGGTCGGCAATGCCGACGTGATCGTGGCGTCCGACGACGCCGTCTTCGGACTTCCCGAGGTCGACCGCGGGGCGCTCGGCGCCGCCACACACCTCGCCCGCCTCGTCCCCCAGCACATGATGCGCACCCTGTACTACACCGCGCAGAACGTCACCGCCCAGCAGTTGCAGCACTTCGGGTCGGTGTACGAGGTGGTGCCGCGGGAGGAACTCGACGACACCGCCCGCGACATCGCTGCCAAGATCGCCGCCAAGGACACCCGCGTGATCCGCTGCGCCAAGGAAGCCATCAACGGCATCGACCCCGTCGACGTGAAGACCAGTTACCGCCTCGAGCAGGGCTACACCTTCGAACTCAACCTCGCCGGGATCTCGGACGAGCACCGCGACGAATTCGTCGAAACCGGCAGGCCCCGCTCCAACTCGAACAACAGGAAAGGCTGACATCCATGGCGAACAAGCGCGACAAGAGGATGTCGCTCGACGACGCCGTCGGGGAACTCCGCAGCGGAATGACCATCGGCATCGGCGGCTGGGGTTCGCGCCGCAAACCGATGGCGCTGGTCCGGGCGTTGCTGCGCTCGGACGTCACCGACCTCACCGTCGTCACCTACGGCGGCCCCGACCTGGGGCTGTTGTGCTCGGCGGGCAAGGTCAGGAAGGCGTACTACGGTTTCGTGTCCCTCGACTCCGCCCCGTTCTACGACCCGTGGTTCGCGAAGGCGCGCACCGCAGGCGACATCGAGGTCCGCGAGATGGACGAGGGCATGGTCAAGTGCGGACTCGAGGCGGCCGCCGCCCGGCTGCCGTTCCTGCCGATCCGCGCCGGGCTCGGCTCCGACGTCCGGAATTTCTGGGGCGACGAACTGCGCACCGTCACCTCCCCGTACCCGGACGCATCCGGCAAATCGGAAACCCTGATCGCGATGCCGGCCCTGAATCTCGATGCCGCCCTGGTGCATCTGAACCTCGGCGACAAGCACGGCAACGCCGCCTACACCGGGGTCGACCCCTACTTCGACGACCTGTACTGCGCGGCGGCCGAGAAGCGGTTCGTCTCCGTCGAGCGGGTGGTCGAGACCGAAGAGCTGGTGAAAACCGTTCCGCTGCAGAATCTCATCCTCAACCGGATGATGGTCGACGGCGTCGTGGAGGCCCCGAACGGCGCCCATTTCACCCTCGCAGGCGACAGCTACGGCCGCGACGAGAAGTTCCAGCGCCACTACGCCGAAGCGGCGAAGACCCCCGAGGCGTGGCAGCAATTCGTCGACACCTACCTGTCCGGCAGCGAAGACGACTATCAGGCGGCCGTGAAGACATTTGCAGAGGAGT
It includes:
- a CDS encoding SDR family oxidoreductase; translated protein: MSGVVDGRVVIVTGAGRGIGRAHALAFAAEGAKVVVNDIGAGIDGSATGESPAEQVVAEIVAAGGEAVVNGDDVADWAGAENLVRTAIDTYGRLDVLVNNAGFLRDRMLVGMSEQEWDAVVRVHLKGHFATLRHAAAYWRAEAKAGNPVDARIVNTSSGAGLQGSIGQGNYAAAKAGIAELTIQAAAELKNYGVTVNAIAPAARTRMTVGAGGAMAEAMAAPEEGFDAMAPENISPLVVWLGSVESKDVTGRVFEVEGGKITVAEGWRHGPAQDKGARWEPKEIGPVVADLLAKAEDPVPVYGA
- a CDS encoding SDR family oxidoreductase gives rise to the protein METGSNMTGSVVLVTGGVRGVGAGISRTFLRAGATVIACARRPGDNPVEVDGRAVEFLPCDIRDPEQVQGLVDRIVERHGRLDVLVNNAGGAPFALAADASPKFHSKIVELNLLAPLLVSQVANAVMQQQDSGGAIVNISSVSGSRPSPGTAAYGAAKAGVDSLTTSLAVEWAPKVRVNSVIVGLVRTELAHLHYGDDAGIAAVGATVPLGRMACPEDVGNSAVFLASPLAAYVSGSTLTVHGGGERPAFLAAATASTSATASTKENS
- the echA20 gene encoding (7aS)-7a-methyl-1,5-dioxo-2,3,5,6,7,7a-hexahydro-1H-indene-carboxyl-CoA hydrolase — translated: MGIRSETDPGGITTVTVDYPPVNAIPSRGWFELADAILAAGRNPDTHVVILRAEGRGFNAGVDIKEMQATDGYGALVDANRGCAAAFAAVYDCAVPVVVAVNGFCVGGGIGLVGNADVIVASDDAVFGLPEVDRGALGAATHLARLVPQHMMRTLYYTAQNVTAQQLQHFGSVYEVVPREELDDTARDIAAKIAAKDTRVIRCAKEAINGIDPVDVKTSYRLEQGYTFELNLAGISDEHRDEFVETGRPRSNSNNRKG
- the ipdA gene encoding cholesterol ring-cleaving hydrolase subunit IpdA, whose product is MANKRDKRMSLDDAVGELRSGMTIGIGGWGSRRKPMALVRALLRSDVTDLTVVTYGGPDLGLLCSAGKVRKAYYGFVSLDSAPFYDPWFAKARTAGDIEVREMDEGMVKCGLEAAAARLPFLPIRAGLGSDVRNFWGDELRTVTSPYPDASGKSETLIAMPALNLDAALVHLNLGDKHGNAAYTGVDPYFDDLYCAAAEKRFVSVERVVETEELVKTVPLQNLILNRMMVDGVVEAPNGAHFTLAGDSYGRDEKFQRHYAEAAKTPEAWQQFVDTYLSGSEDDYQAAVKTFAEESQA